AAGTACATGCATCTGGCTCGGGTCAGGGGCAGCGATCTCACGAAGCCGTGGGAGTACTGGACCGGCGACGGCTGGTCGGACGAGGAGACGGACTCCGCGCCGATCATGCCGGGGGTGGCGAACGAGTACAGTGTCACGTCGTTCAAGGACGGCTACCTGCTGGTCACCCAGGACACCAACGAGCTGTTCAGCACCAACATCGTCGGCTATGTCAGCTGCACGCCGTGGGGCCCGTTCACGCCCGTGGGCACGCTGTATCAAACACCCGAAACCGGCGGGAACATCATTACGTACAACGCGCACGAACACCCCGAACAACGCCGCGGCAACAAGCTGATCGTGACGTACAACGTCAACAGCCTGGACTCGGCCGAACTGTACGACGACGTGACGATCTACCGACCGCGCTTCGTCGAAGTCGAGCTCTCGAAGGGGTAGGTCCCGAGCGAGGCCGTCAGGCCGGCTGGCTCCAGGTCTCCCGCACCGAACGGCGGATGGCGCCGGCCTGACGCAGCTGAATGATGATGCCGATGATCGCGAGGGCGATACCGCCCGCGTACCACCATGGTTGGTCGCGGGCGGTCGTCTCGGCATCGAACATGGCGTCGATGTCGATGACGTCGAATATGAGCATCAGGCCGGCGATCACCACGCTGGCGCCCGCGAAGGAACTGATGACGATCAGGAGTAATTGGGGGAGGCTCGCGACGATGGCGAGCAGGGCGAGCGCCGCGCCGCACAGCGCCCCGATCAGCAGCAACCCCCATGCTTCGGTGACGCCCAGCGCCGAGGCAAGGGTGCCCCCGAGCACGAATCCCATCGACGCCATCCCCAGGATGATGCTGACGGCGAAGAACAGGTAGGCGAGGGCGGCAAATACGATGGCGAGCAAGATGGCGACCAGCCAGCCCGTCGCGGTGTCGAGATACCCCTGGTCGGTGAGGTTGTCGACGAGACCGGCCCCCACCGCGAAACCGACGAACGCGCCCCAAATCGCCAGCAGAAGGCGCATCGCCCATTGCCCACGCAGGCACAGGAATGCGCCGATGATGACGGCCAGCAGGCCCACAACGATTTCGGTCATCGCGTACTCGCCCTCCGTTCTCTACCTGACTCCCGGCAGAAATCCCGGTTGACGCCAATCGCGGCGCCGATGACGCTATGGCCCATGATGACACCGACGCAGCCACTTCTGCCGCACGTCAGCACGAACCACTTGGCGGATGCGCCCGCGCGCATCAAGTCTGCGTGACGGCGTCAGCGACTCCGGTAGGTGTTCAGCCGGGCGGCTTGGCGGGTGAGGTGGTCGCGTTCGGCGAGGTTGGGCGCCTTCTGGGCTGCCTCGGCGTAGAGCTCTGCCGCCCGCGATAGGTCGCCGTCGCGTTCGCGGAGGTATGCCGCCACCGCGGTGTAGCGGGGCAGCGAGGTGTCGAGGAGCGCGAGTTCGGCGAGACCGGCTCGTGCGCCGTCGGCTTCGCCGACCGCGACCGCGCGGTTGAGCTGGACGATGGGGCTGTCGGTGAGTCGTACGAGTTCGTCGTACCACTCGACAATCTGTGGCCAGTCGGTCTCCTCCGCGGTCGGTGCGTCCGCGTGCAGTGCGGCGATGGCGGCTTGGGCCTGGAGCTCACCGAGCTGATCGCGTGCGAGAGCTGCCTGCAGGATGTCGACGCCTTCGGCGATCAGGCGGGTGTCCCACCGGCTGCGGTCCTGCTGGGCGAGCGGCACCAGACTCCCGTCAGGCGCGGTGCGGGCTGCCCGGCGGGCGTGATGGAGCAGCATGAGCGCGAGCAACCCTGCCACTTCGGGGTGGTCGATGGCGGTCGTGAGCTGCCGGGTCAGCCGGATCGCCTCGCTGGCGAGGTCGACATCGCCGGAGTAGCCCTCGTTGAACACGAGGTAGAGGACGCGCAGCACGGTGGCGACGTCGCCGGGCTGGTCGAACCGCGCGCCGGACACGATGCGCTTGGCCCGGCTGATGCGCTGCGCCATGGTCGCCTCGGGGACCAGATAGGCCTGCGCGATCTGGCGGGTGGTCAGACCACCGACGGCGCGTAGCGTCAGCGCGACCGCCGACGCCGGGGTCAGTGATGGGTGGGCGCACAGGAAGTACAGCTGGAGCGTGTCGTCCGAGCCGGGCGCGGGCCCGGGGTCGGGCGCTTCGGGCTCAACGCTGATGAGGCTCTCACGGCGGCGGCGGGCAGCGTCCGAGCGAGCCGCATCGAGAAACCTGCGCCAGGCCACCGTGACCATCCACCCCTGCTGGTCACGCGGCGGGTTATCCGGCCAGACACGCAGGGCTTCGACCAGGGCGTCTTGAACGGCGTCCTCGGCCGCCGCGAAGTCGGCTCCGCGGCGGACGAGGATCGTGAGCACGCGTGGTGTGAGGCTGCGCAGCAGGACCTCATCCAGGCCAGTGTTCATTCTGTGATGGTGGGGGGCGTGCTGAGGAAGGGACGCACCTCGAGCCATTCGTGCAGCGGCTTCCCTCCGGCGCCGGGGGCGGCGGACAACTCGGCGGCCAGTTCGAGGGCGCGCTCGTAGGTTTCGACGTCGATCACCATCCAGCCGGCGATGAGGTCCTTGGTCTCGGCGAACGGCCCGTCGGTGACCGGCGGGCGCCCCTCGCCGTCGTAGCGCACCCACGCTCCGTCAGGCGCGAGGGCCTGACCGTCCACGTATTCGCCGGTGCCTTCGAGACGGGCGGCGAAGTCGTGCATGAACTGCACGTGGGCCGAGATTTCTTCGGGTGTCCACTGCTCCATCGGCACGTCGTTGACCGGCGCCGGAGCACCTCGATAGTGCTTGAGCAACAGGTATTTGGCCATGGTGGCCCTCCTCGTTACTGGTGCGACCATTGTGGTCGCGTTCACCACAGGAACGGAACCAGATCCTGGTTCTCGACATGACCGACCGGCCTTTTTTGAGTAGGCGCAGCCACAGGATCTCCTGTTGGTCACGTTGGATGGTCCTTGCTACACGAGCCTGGAAGAAGTAGTCGAGGCCGGGCATGGTGCACGTACTTGTGGTTCCCATCTAGGTAGAACAGATTTACGTAGGTACGATTTACCTAGATTATGGCTACATTGGAGGCGCGACATGGCAGGGAGATTTGTCGGAAGAGCATCTGAGCTTGCCTTGCTGCGCAAACGGCTGGATTCGGTTGCCCAGTCCCGGACCGGGACCGCGCTGGCCATACGGGGGCGGCGCCAGGTTGGAAAGTCACGGCTCACGCAAGAGTTCTGTGATGCGGCAGGCGTTCCCTATGTGTTCTTCACTGCAACCAAGGGATTATCGCCCGTCGAAGCGATTGGCGCGTTCCTGCGGGAGGTTCGGGAGTCCGGTCTTCCGTCCGATCCTGGTGCGCTCCCCGAGAATGCTCCTGGAAGTTGGTTGGACGCGTTGCGCGTCCTCGCTGCCGCGCTGCCCGACACTCCGAGCATCGTGGTGTTCGACGAGTTGCCGTGGTTAGCGGAGCAGGACGAGGCGTTCGACGGTGCACTGCAGACCGCCTGGGATCGGTTACTCTCCCGGCATCCGGTGCTGCTGGTCATGCTGGGTAGCGACATCCACATGATGGAGCGCCTGACCGCCTATGACCGGCCCTTCTACGGGCGAGCGGACAATCTCGTCCTGGGGCCGCTCAATCCGGCTGAGACTGGCCAGGCTGTTGGACTCGACGCCGCGGACGCGGTCGATGCCTACCTGATCTCTGGAGGCCTGCCCGGAATCCTGCGCAGCTGGCCAGTCGGGATGTCTCCGTTGCCGTTCGTTGAGCAAGAGTGCGCCGATCCGGCAGCACCGCTGTTCAGCGTGCCGGAAGCGACGCTTCTGGCTGAGTTTCCGTTGCCGGACCAGGCACGGCGCGTGCTAGAGGCGGTCGGTAGCGGGGACCGTACATATGGAGCGATTGCGGCCGCAGCTGGCGGCGGTAAGGGACCGCTCGCATCGGGCGCCTTATCTCCGTTGCTCCAACAGCTCGTCCGGGAGAAGCATGTGGTGGCTGTCGATCAGCCGCTTTCCACCCGGCCGGGAAAGCCCAATCTCTATCGCATTGCCGACTCCAACCTCCGCCTGTATCTGGCAGCACTACGATCGAGCCAGGAGCTCGTCCGGCGTGGGCGTCCCGAGGCCGCATTCCAGATGTTCGCACGACGCTGGGAGACCTGGCGCGGACGAGCGGTCGAGCCCCTCGTGAGAGATTCCTTGGAGCTGGCAGGCGCGTCTGGAGCGCTACCATGGCCCGAAGTAGAGACGGTCGGAGGCTGGTGGAACCGGCAGTTCAACCCTGAGGTCGATCTCGTCGGCGCGGATCGGTATCCGGTGGCTCGACGGCTGTGGTTTGCTGGGTCGATCAAGTGGCTGAAATCGCCGTTCGACCGCCACGACCTTGCCGTCTTGCACCGCCGCGCGCCACAAGTGCCGGGATTCGAACCCGACCGAACCGGGCTCGTCATCGTGTCGATGAACGGGGTCGACTCTCACATCGAACGTGACTCGGCCGATGTGGTCTGGAATGCGGCTGACGTGATCTCCGCGTACATCTGAGGTTGAGCTGAGCGCGCCTGGAGGGATTCGAACCCCCGGCCAAGAGCTTAGAAGGCTCCTGCTCTATCCACTGAGCTACAGGCGCAGGTCATGGCGTGGCATGGTGCGGTCACTATTGTGACCCACCGGTCGATGTCAGTGCACCGGTACACCGAGTCCGTCGACGATCTCAGCGCCTGGCCAGGCGGCCAGCTGTGATCCGGGCACCGCGATCTTCGATCGGCGCAGGCCACTACCGATCACCGCGTATGGTAACGCGGCGACGGCGGGGTCCACGAGGACGGGCCAGCTTCCGGGCAGACCGAGCGGGGTGATTCCGCCATATTCCATCCCGGTCATGGCAACGGCGTCGTCCATCGGTAGAAACGATGCCTTGCGCACGTCTAGACGGCGCCGGACGACGCCGTTCACGTCGGCACGGGTGGTCGCCAGCACCATACACGCCGCAACCCGCAGCTCACCGGCCCGTTTACCGGCAACCACGACGCAGTTGGCCGAGATCTCCGGTGCGACGTCATACGCCGCGCAGAACTCGGTGGTGTCCGCGAGAGTTGGATCGATCTCGGCGACGAACGCCTCGGTGGCGGGCTGGTGCTTCAGCGCGAACTGGACGGGATCGGCCAGGAGGTCAGGCCGCTGTGTGGCGGGTGCGGTCGGCAGCCGCCCGATGCTAGGCGTCGTCATGGCATCTGCTTTCGGGACGCCACCAGGGCTTCTCGTGCGTCACCATGGCCGCAGACCTGTCGATGGACGAGGAAACCCACCAAACATGATCATTTGGGTGGGGTCAGTGGGAGTAGGTGGGGACGACCATGCCTCGGCCCAGGGTGTGGAAGGCGAGGTTGAACGAGACCACGGCCGGTGTCGCGTCCTCGGTGACGCCCTGGTCCGCCAAGGACTCGACATCAACCGCGTGGACGACGAAGAAATACCGATGGGGGCCGTCGCCCTGGGGCGGCGCCGCTCCGGCGTAACCCATGCCGCCGGTGTCGTTGCGCACAAAAAACGCGCCGTCAGGCAGGCCCAGCCCGTCGGCGGCGCCGGCGCCTCGGGGCATCTCGGTGATCCGGGCCGGGATGTCGACGACGACCCAGTGCCAGAAACCACATGGTGTGGGCGCATCGGGATCGAAACAAGTCACGACGTAACTCTGGGTGCCTTCTGGGGCTCCGGACCACCGCAAGTGCGGCGAAAGGTTCACGCCGGTCATGCCCCAGTCGTTGAAGAGGAAGTCGTTGGCGAGCTGCTGGCCGTCGCTGACGTCGTCGCTCTCCACGTGGAACTCCGCGACGGCGGGCAGCAGTTCATAAGGGTTCGGAGCGGCCGGTCGCTCGAGCGACATGGAATCCTCCAGAGTGTTGTCGGCGTCGTTCTTGACGTTAATGCAAACATGGCGGTGTGGCGCAACCATCCGACGAACGTATGTATGACGCTTTGAGTGTTTTGCGGCGGTTGGTGGGCGAAATCGATTTTCCGTTCGACTCGGCCAGCTCAGCCAAGACCCGGCGCGAACTCGACGATGCCCGGACACTGCTGGATCATTATTTGTTGGCTCGGCTGCGCCGGATGGACGCGCCGTTGCTGGTCGCCGTTGGTGGTTCGACCGGTGCCGGGAAGTCCACGTTGGTCAACGGCATCGTCGGCGATGTCGTCACTTCGCCGGGGGTGTTGCGGCCGACCACACGCATCCCCGTCCTGGTGCATCACCCCGACGACACACCCGAGTTCCCGGCTGAGCATGTTCTGTCCGAGCAGCGCCCGGTCGACGGCATTCCCCGAGGACTCACCCTCATGGACACGCCTCCGCTGGCCTCGGTCGCCGACGAAAGCCGCTCGCAGGCACCGGCCGCGCTGGAGACGGCCGACCTGTGGATCTTCATGACCACGGCGGCGCGTTATGCCGACGCGGTTCCGTGGCAGGTTCTGGCCAGGGCCGCAGAGCGCAGGATGTCGGTTGCCGCGGTGGTGAACCGGGTGCCACCCGGCGCGGTGAACGAAATCAGATCTCATCTGGCCGGTTTGCTTGCGTCACGAGGGCTCGGTGATGCACCGTTGTTCGCCTTGGAAGAAGCCACACTGGACAGTTCCGGGATGATGCCGCCGCATGTCGTGGAACATGTGTCTCGCTGGCTCCACGAGTTGGCCGGCGGCGACGCCGCGCGGGCGGCCGTGGTCCGGCGCACCGTGGACGGGGCCGTCAGCCACGTGCTCAGTCGCGTGTCCAGTTCACTTGCCCAAGCTGAGGTGGATGTGTTTGACGACGCTGCTCGTGCCGACCTGACTGAAGCCGTCGCGGCCGGGTGGCGGGCCCGGGGTGAGGCCGAATGACCACTCGTCTCGGGGCGATCTCGGGCGCGCTGGAGGCCGGAGCCGGCCGGTTTTTCGATCCGTCCACCACTGAAGCGCGGGCTGTGCTGGAACGGGCCGGCGCCCGGCTGGAACTCTCACTCGAGCACACGGTGGTCGCGCTCGCCGGATCCACCGGCAGCGGAAAGTCGTCACTGTTCAACGCGATCTGTGGCATGGACATCGCGCGGGTAGGCGTCCGCCGGCCCACGACGTCCTTGCCGTTGGCGTGTATCTGGGGCGCCGAGGGCGTTGACCCTCTTCTCGACTGGCTGGAGGTACCCGCCCTTAACCGGGTCTCAAGAGAGAGCGTCCTCGACTCAGGCGAGGACGACGCTCTGGACGGCTTGGTGCTCCTGGATCTGCCCG
This sequence is a window from Phytoactinopolyspora mesophila. Protein-coding genes within it:
- a CDS encoding YbaK/EbsC family protein gives rise to the protein MTTPSIGRLPTAPATQRPDLLADPVQFALKHQPATEAFVAEIDPTLADTTEFCAAYDVAPEISANCVVVAGKRAGELRVAACMVLATTRADVNGVVRRRLDVRKASFLPMDDAVAMTGMEYGGITPLGLPGSWPVLVDPAVAALPYAVIGSGLRRSKIAVPGSQLAAWPGAEIVDGLGVPVH
- a CDS encoding DUF6596 domain-containing protein yields the protein MDEVLLRSLTPRVLTILVRRGADFAAAEDAVQDALVEALRVWPDNPPRDQQGWMVTVAWRRFLDAARSDAARRRRESLISVEPEAPDPGPAPGSDDTLQLYFLCAHPSLTPASAVALTLRAVGGLTTRQIAQAYLVPEATMAQRISRAKRIVSGARFDQPGDVATVLRVLYLVFNEGYSGDVDLASEAIRLTRQLTTAIDHPEVAGLLALMLLHHARRAARTAPDGSLVPLAQQDRSRWDTRLIAEGVDILQAALARDQLGELQAQAAIAALHADAPTAEETDWPQIVEWYDELVRLTDSPIVQLNRAVAVGEADGARAGLAELALLDTSLPRYTAVAAYLRERDGDLSRAAELYAEAAQKAPNLAERDHLTRQAARLNTYRSR
- a CDS encoding GTPase, producing the protein MAQPSDERMYDALSVLRRLVGEIDFPFDSASSAKTRRELDDARTLLDHYLLARLRRMDAPLLVAVGGSTGAGKSTLVNGIVGDVVTSPGVLRPTTRIPVLVHHPDDTPEFPAEHVLSEQRPVDGIPRGLTLMDTPPLASVADESRSQAPAALETADLWIFMTTAARYADAVPWQVLARAAERRMSVAAVVNRVPPGAVNEIRSHLAGLLASRGLGDAPLFALEEATLDSSGMMPPHVVEHVSRWLHELAGGDAARAAVVRRTVDGAVSHVLSRVSSSLAQAEVDVFDDAARADLTEAVAAGWRARGEAE
- a CDS encoding ATP-binding protein, whose protein sequence is MAGRFVGRASELALLRKRLDSVAQSRTGTALAIRGRRQVGKSRLTQEFCDAAGVPYVFFTATKGLSPVEAIGAFLREVRESGLPSDPGALPENAPGSWLDALRVLAAALPDTPSIVVFDELPWLAEQDEAFDGALQTAWDRLLSRHPVLLVMLGSDIHMMERLTAYDRPFYGRADNLVLGPLNPAETGQAVGLDAADAVDAYLISGGLPGILRSWPVGMSPLPFVEQECADPAAPLFSVPEATLLAEFPLPDQARRVLEAVGSGDRTYGAIAAAAGGGKGPLASGALSPLLQQLVREKHVVAVDQPLSTRPGKPNLYRIADSNLRLYLAALRSSQELVRRGRPEAAFQMFARRWETWRGRAVEPLVRDSLELAGASGALPWPEVETVGGWWNRQFNPEVDLVGADRYPVARRLWFAGSIKWLKSPFDRHDLAVLHRRAPQVPGFEPDRTGLVIVSMNGVDSHIERDSADVVWNAADVISAYI
- a CDS encoding DUF4203 domain-containing protein codes for the protein MGLLAVIIGAFLCLRGQWAMRLLLAIWGAFVGFAVGAGLVDNLTDQGYLDTATGWLVAILLAIVFAALAYLFFAVSIILGMASMGFVLGGTLASALGVTEAWGLLLIGALCGAALALLAIVASLPQLLLIVISSFAGASVVIAGLMLIFDVIDIDAMFDAETTARDQPWWYAGGIALAIIGIIIQLRQAGAIRRSVRETWSQPA
- a CDS encoding YbhB/YbcL family Raf kinase inhibitor-like protein yields the protein MSLERPAAPNPYELLPAVAEFHVESDDVSDGQQLANDFLFNDWGMTGVNLSPHLRWSGAPEGTQSYVVTCFDPDAPTPCGFWHWVVVDIPARITEMPRGAGAADGLGLPDGAFFVRNDTGGMGYAGAAPPQGDGPHRYFFVVHAVDVESLADQGVTEDATPAVVSFNLAFHTLGRGMVVPTYSH
- a CDS encoding YciI family protein; the encoded protein is MAKYLLLKHYRGAPAPVNDVPMEQWTPEEISAHVQFMHDFAARLEGTGEYVDGQALAPDGAWVRYDGEGRPPVTDGPFAETKDLIAGWMVIDVETYERALELAAELSAAPGAGGKPLHEWLEVRPFLSTPPTITE